The following are encoded together in the Blautia obeum ATCC 29174 genome:
- a CDS encoding stage III sporulation protein AF: MKEEIYRWVKTIAFFYIVFSAVLHLVPDVKYERYIRSFMGILLIYILSTPVFNLFGNGEKLLQEFRLNYQEELTALEEKNTENLQALYLQENYSRELQKEISKKCKENGIETEDIVVHINGDQITAVISTAGNITQEQERGIRDGLARDFGIEEKNCQLLMGKDEQTTLAGDSASGPFTDGNRISHIENRD, encoded by the coding sequence ATGAAAGAGGAAATTTATCGATGGGTAAAAACGATTGCTTTTTTCTATATTGTCTTTTCGGCAGTGCTCCATCTGGTGCCGGATGTAAAATATGAACGTTATATTCGTTCTTTCATGGGAATCCTTCTGATCTATATTTTAAGCACACCTGTTTTTAACCTGTTTGGAAATGGGGAAAAACTGCTGCAGGAATTTCGATTAAATTATCAGGAAGAACTGACAGCACTGGAAGAAAAAAATACAGAAAATCTTCAGGCACTTTACCTGCAGGAGAATTACAGTAGGGAGCTGCAAAAAGAAATTTCGAAAAAATGTAAGGAAAATGGAATAGAAACAGAGGATATCGTCGTACATATAAATGGAGATCAGATTACGGCGGTGATCAGTACAGCGGGAAACATTACACAGGAGCAGGAAAGGGGAATTCGGGATGGACTTGCCAGGGACTTCGGAATCGAAGAGAAAAACTGTCAGCTTCTTATGGGGAAAGATGAACAGACAACATTGGCTGGTGATTCTGCTTCTGGGCCTTTTACTGATGGTAATCGCATTTCCCATATCGAAAACAGAGACTGA
- a CDS encoding stage III sporulation protein AG: METKTDLEMKLEDLLKNVEGVGNVKVMLMTESGQGLYGSGGNEVTGVLIVAEGADNSVTVRKIQEAVMALFQIDAHKIRIMKMK; this comes from the coding sequence ATGGAAACCAAGACAGATCTTGAGATGAAACTGGAAGATCTTTTGAAAAATGTTGAAGGGGTAGGAAATGTGAAAGTAATGCTGATGACAGAGAGCGGACAGGGGCTGTATGGTTCTGGGGGAAATGAAGTTACCGGAGTGCTGATCGTTGCAGAAGGAGCAGATAATTCTGTGACGGTCCGGAAAATACAGGAGGCAGTAATGGCATTATTTCAGATAGATGCTCATAAAATTAGAATAATGAAAATGAAATGA
- a CDS encoding SpoIIIAH-like family protein has translation MKKIFKKNQVIITSLAILIAVAGYLNFADVDLGIGDKEASTDNSSILDQVEYDLSDETAVADENAETAAETAEVPDGSSTPGEAVLTGASDFAAQAKLSREQVRSQSKADLQEILNNTEVGDEQKQEAVNTMVQMTEISEKEAAAEMLLEAKGFENAIVNLTGETADVVVPEAELEDAQRAQIEDIVKRKTGITPENIVITPLNEGNDEAATDTTSESDGEEKTDEQQTDTYREQETSGEDIVTEGIYD, from the coding sequence GTGAAAAAAATATTCAAAAAAAATCAGGTGATCATCACATCTCTTGCAATTCTGATCGCCGTAGCCGGGTATTTGAACTTTGCAGATGTAGATTTGGGAATTGGTGATAAAGAGGCAAGCACGGACAATAGCAGTATCCTGGACCAGGTAGAGTATGATCTGAGTGATGAAACAGCGGTAGCAGATGAAAATGCAGAGACTGCTGCGGAGACTGCGGAAGTACCAGATGGAAGCAGTACGCCGGGAGAAGCGGTCCTTACAGGAGCATCGGATTTTGCAGCACAGGCAAAATTATCAAGAGAACAGGTTCGCTCTCAGAGTAAAGCGGATCTGCAGGAGATCCTGAACAATACAGAGGTTGGAGATGAGCAGAAACAGGAAGCAGTAAATACGATGGTGCAGATGACTGAAATATCCGAAAAGGAAGCTGCCGCAGAAATGCTTCTGGAGGCGAAAGGATTTGAAAATGCAATTGTCAATCTGACGGGTGAGACTGCAGATGTGGTTGTTCCGGAGGCTGAGCTGGAAGATGCACAGCGTGCACAGATTGAAGATATTGTAAAAAGAAAGACAGGAATCACACCGGAAAATATTGTGATCACGCCATTAAATGAAGGCAATGATGAAGCGGCAACAGATACGACCTCGGAAAGTGATGGCGAAGAGAAGACAGATGAGCAACAGACTGATACATACAGGGAGCAGGAAACTTCAGGAGAAGATATTGTTACGGAAGGAATCTATGATTAA
- a CDS encoding peptide chain release factor 3, translated as MSKYAKEIEKRRTFAIISHPDAGKTTLTEKFLLYGGAINLAGSVKGKATSRHAVSDWMEIEKERGISVTSSVLQFHYDGYCINILDTPGHQDFSEDTYRTLMAADSAVMVIDGSKGVEAQTRKLFKVCVMRHIPIFTFINKMDRDANDTFDLLDEIEKELGIATCPINWPIGSGKKFRGVYDRNTHKVLTFSDTQKGTKEGVIEEIDIDDARLDDIVDPDQREQLMEEIELLDGASVDFDQEQVSKGNMTPVFFGSALTNFGVETFLEHFLKMTTSPLPRVSDEGEIDPMSDDFSAFVFKIQANMNKAHRDRIAFMRICSGKFDASQEVYHVQGDKKMRLLQPQQMMAESRHVVDEAYAGDIIGVFDPGIFSIGDTICAPGKKFAFEGIPTFAPEHFARVRQIDTMKRKQFVKGINQIAQEGAIQIFQEFNTGMEEIIVGVVGVLQFDVLKYRLENEYNVEIRLENLPYEHIRWIANKEEVDVAKIVGTSDMKKVTDLKGNPLLLFVNAWSVGMTEDRNPDLVLTEFSK; from the coding sequence GTGTCTAAGTATGCGAAAGAAATAGAAAAAAGAAGAACCTTTGCCATTATCTCCCACCCGGATGCAGGTAAGACAACTCTGACAGAGAAATTCCTGCTGTATGGAGGCGCCATTAATCTGGCAGGAAGTGTTAAGGGTAAAGCTACATCCCGCCATGCAGTGTCTGACTGGATGGAAATAGAGAAAGAGAGAGGTATTTCTGTAACTTCATCTGTACTGCAGTTCCATTATGATGGCTATTGTATCAATATCCTGGATACTCCGGGACATCAGGATTTCTCTGAAGATACTTACCGTACACTGATGGCTGCTGATTCAGCTGTCATGGTTATTGATGGAAGCAAGGGTGTAGAGGCACAGACCAGAAAACTCTTCAAAGTCTGCGTTATGCGTCATATTCCTATTTTTACTTTTATCAACAAAATGGACAGAGATGCAAATGATACGTTTGATCTTCTGGATGAAATAGAAAAAGAACTCGGAATTGCAACATGTCCGATCAACTGGCCGATCGGTTCCGGTAAAAAATTCCGCGGAGTTTATGATCGTAATACACATAAAGTTCTGACTTTCTCTGATACACAGAAAGGAACCAAGGAGGGTGTGATCGAAGAAATTGACATTGATGATGCACGGCTGGATGATATTGTGGATCCGGATCAGAGAGAACAGCTGATGGAAGAAATCGAACTTCTGGATGGAGCGAGTGTGGATTTTGATCAGGAACAGGTAAGCAAAGGAAATATGACACCTGTCTTTTTTGGTTCTGCGCTGACAAACTTTGGTGTGGAAACATTTCTGGAACATTTCCTCAAGATGACAACATCGCCACTTCCGAGAGTATCCGATGAAGGCGAGATTGATCCGATGTCAGATGATTTCTCGGCATTTGTATTTAAGATTCAGGCAAATATGAATAAAGCACATCGAGACAGAATCGCATTTATGAGAATCTGTTCCGGCAAATTTGATGCTTCCCAGGAAGTTTATCATGTGCAGGGGGATAAGAAGATGCGTCTTCTTCAGCCACAGCAGATGATGGCAGAATCCCGTCATGTGGTAGATGAGGCATATGCAGGAGATATTATCGGAGTATTTGATCCGGGCATTTTTTCTATCGGAGATACGATCTGCGCACCTGGAAAGAAATTTGCATTTGAAGGGATTCCGACTTTTGCACCGGAACATTTTGCAAGAGTTCGTCAGATCGATACCATGAAGCGTAAACAGTTTGTTAAGGGAATCAACCAGATCGCACAGGAAGGTGCAATCCAGATCTTTCAGGAGTTTAATACAGGTATGGAAGAGATTATTGTCGGTGTTGTTGGTGTCCTTCAGTTTGATGTACTGAAATATCGTCTCGAGAATGAATATAATGTAGAAATCCGTCTGGAAAACCTGCCATATGAGCATATCCGCTGGATTGCAAATAAAGAAGAAGTTGATGTTGCCAAGATTGTCGGAACTTCCGATATGAAGAAGGTTACAGACCTGAAGGGCAATCCACTGCTTTTGTTTGTAAACGCATGGAGCGTAGGCATGACAGAAGACCGTAATCCAGATCTGGTACTGACAGAATTCAGTAAATAA
- a CDS encoding Asp23/Gls24 family envelope stress response protein, with the protein MAEKRTTYKLQDVGGIGEVKIADEVVTVIAGLAATEVEGVASMEGNITNELVSKLGVKNLSKGVKITVLEGVVTVDLTLNIEFGKNILEVSKKVQDKVKSSIENMTGLEVADVNIRIAGVDMENDK; encoded by the coding sequence ATGGCAGAAAAAAGAACAACTTATAAATTACAGGATGTAGGTGGGATTGGTGAAGTTAAGATTGCTGATGAAGTAGTAACTGTTATCGCAGGACTTGCGGCCACAGAAGTTGAGGGTGTCGCTTCCATGGAAGGAAATATCACCAATGAACTGGTAAGCAAGCTTGGCGTCAAGAATCTTTCCAAGGGTGTTAAGATCACTGTACTGGAAGGTGTGGTTACCGTGGATCTTACTCTGAATATTGAATTTGGAAAGAATATTCTGGAAGTCAGTAAGAAAGTTCAGGACAAAGTTAAATCATCCATTGAGAATATGACAGGCCTGGAAGTAGCAGATGTAAACATCCGTATTGCAGGTGTTGATATGGAGAATGATAAGTAA
- the nusB gene encoding transcription antitermination factor NusB, with protein MRRSEQREHIFKLLFMTQFNSENEMSDQVSMYFDTLGELEEKDQEAIQNKYQHILEHLDEIDQILNEYSRGWKTTRMNRVDLTALRLAVYEMKMDEEVPVGVAINEAVELAKLFGGEDSGSFVNGILGKIASGKKDSGEEHKKPRRQTHSAKIIIRSSKKDGKASKDQKNPERASEESTE; from the coding sequence ATGCGAAGAAGCGAACAGAGAGAACATATTTTTAAACTGCTGTTTATGACACAGTTTAATTCTGAAAATGAAATGTCAGATCAGGTTTCCATGTATTTTGATACACTAGGAGAACTGGAAGAAAAAGATCAGGAAGCAATACAGAACAAATATCAGCATATTCTGGAACATCTGGATGAGATCGACCAGATCCTGAATGAATACAGCCGTGGATGGAAAACTACACGAATGAATCGTGTTGACCTGACTGCATTGCGTCTGGCTGTTTATGAAATGAAAATGGATGAAGAAGTACCGGTTGGAGTTGCTATCAACGAAGCAGTAGAACTGGCAAAACTTTTTGGCGGGGAAGACTCCGGCTCTTTTGTTAATGGTATTCTTGGAAAAATCGCCAGTGGTAAGAAGGACTCCGGTGAGGAACATAAGAAACCACGTCGTCAGACTCATTCTGCAAAGATTATCATTCGTTCATCCAAAAAGGATGGAAAAGCTTCCAAAGATCAGAAAAATCCTGAGAGAGCGTCTGAAGAAAGCACAGAATAA
- the xseA gene encoding exodeoxyribonuclease VII large subunit: MKNIFSVGQINRYVKNMFTQDFILQKIYVKGEVSNCKYHTSGHIYFSLKDETGVLSCVMFAGHRRGLAFRMKDGDRVVVGGAVDVYERDGRYQLYAKEISLEGAGALYERFLALKTELEEMGMFAQEYKQPIPAFIHRLGVVTAPTGAAVQDIRNISLRRDPYLQIILYPALVQGEGAADSIVRGIHMLDQAEVDVIIVGRGGGSIEDLWAFNEEKVARAIFECRTPIISAVGHETDFTIADFVADLRAPTPSAAAELAVADFRQILQNIAGLRDRMQKAMQRRAELGRAQLMQYQMRFQYLNPEAKLRDNRQRLADLDELLRRAMKNRIAEERHMLGIYLERYRGLSPLYKLNQGYSFVSDREGNGIISTKQVHSGDLLEISVTDGVIEAEVRSSRKEDWNK; this comes from the coding sequence ATGAAAAATATTTTTTCAGTGGGCCAGATCAATCGATATGTCAAGAATATGTTTACACAGGATTTTATTCTGCAGAAGATCTATGTAAAGGGAGAAGTTTCCAACTGCAAATATCATACCAGTGGACACATTTATTTTTCATTGAAAGATGAGACAGGAGTGCTTTCCTGTGTAATGTTTGCCGGACACAGAAGAGGACTGGCATTTCGAATGAAAGACGGTGACCGTGTCGTAGTAGGTGGTGCCGTGGATGTATATGAGAGGGATGGCAGATATCAGCTGTATGCAAAAGAAATTTCGCTTGAAGGAGCAGGTGCACTTTATGAGAGATTTCTGGCGTTGAAGACAGAGCTTGAAGAGATGGGAATGTTTGCACAGGAGTACAAACAGCCAATTCCGGCTTTTATCCACAGGCTGGGAGTCGTTACTGCGCCTACGGGAGCGGCCGTGCAGGATATAAGAAATATTTCACTGAGACGTGATCCTTATCTGCAGATTATTTTGTATCCGGCACTTGTACAGGGAGAAGGAGCAGCAGACAGTATTGTACGTGGAATCCATATGCTGGATCAGGCAGAGGTTGATGTGATTATTGTCGGACGAGGCGGTGGATCGATCGAAGACCTCTGGGCATTTAATGAAGAAAAAGTTGCCAGAGCTATTTTTGAGTGCAGGACGCCCATTATTTCGGCAGTAGGTCACGAAACTGATTTTACGATCGCAGATTTTGTGGCAGATCTTCGTGCCCCAACGCCTTCGGCAGCTGCAGAACTTGCAGTGGCGGATTTCAGACAGATACTGCAGAATATTGCTGGCCTCAGAGACCGTATGCAGAAGGCAATGCAGCGCAGGGCAGAACTTGGCCGTGCACAGCTGATGCAGTATCAGATGCGTTTTCAGTATCTGAACCCGGAAGCAAAGCTCAGGGATAACAGACAGCGTCTGGCTGATCTTGATGAATTGCTTCGAAGAGCAATGAAAAACCGCATTGCAGAAGAAAGACATATGCTTGGAATCTATCTGGAACGATACAGAGGACTGTCTCCTTTGTATAAATTAAATCAGGGATATTCTTTTGTTTCGGACAGAGAGGGAAATGGAATTATATCCACAAAACAGGTACATTCCGGAGATCTGTTGGAGATTTCTGTGACAGATGGTGTGATCGAGGCAGAAGTGCGAAGCAGCAGGAAGGAAGACTGGAATAAATGA
- the xseB gene encoding exodeoxyribonuclease VII small subunit, with protein MTEQIQKTDTQNREIEEVFQELDTIAEKLESGDTSLEDSFRLYKKGMELLKYCSDRLDTVEKKMLQMDEDGTLREF; from the coding sequence ATGACAGAACAGATTCAGAAAACAGATACACAGAACAGAGAAATAGAAGAAGTCTTTCAGGAACTGGACACCATTGCTGAAAAGCTGGAGAGTGGTGACACATCGCTGGAGGATTCTTTTCGTTTATACAAAAAAGGTATGGAGCTTCTGAAATACTGCAGTGACAGACTGGATACTGTAGAAAAGAAGATGCTTCAGATGGATGAGGATGGGACATTACGTGAATTTTAA
- a CDS encoding polyprenyl synthetase family protein, which produces MNFKEELQQRTDYAEEVIRRWLPEERGFSKTMAQAMNYSMCAGGKRLRPILLLETLRLFGGDEKLAEPFMAGIEMIHTHSLIHDDLPAIDNDDYRRGRLTTHKVYGEAMGVLSGVTLLNYAYETMFRAFELTDDKDRVIRAVRIMAEKTGIYGMLGGQSVDVENDGKPLEKDLLDYIYEHKTSALIEASMMAGAVLAGADEEQTSMIEQAASDIGLAFQIQDDILDVTSTSQELGKPVHSDEKNNKVTYVTLFGVQKASEQVRELSEKALAVLDRLYNKNEFLTELVMEMATRRK; this is translated from the coding sequence GTGAATTTTAAAGAAGAATTACAGCAGAGAACAGATTATGCAGAAGAAGTGATCCGCAGATGGCTTCCGGAAGAACGTGGATTTTCCAAAACGATGGCACAGGCGATGAACTACAGCATGTGTGCCGGCGGCAAGAGACTGAGGCCGATCCTTCTTCTGGAGACTCTTCGATTATTTGGAGGGGATGAGAAACTTGCTGAACCGTTTATGGCGGGAATCGAAATGATTCATACACATTCTCTGATACATGATGATCTGCCGGCAATTGATAATGATGATTATCGCCGTGGTCGTCTGACTACGCACAAAGTGTATGGTGAGGCAATGGGCGTATTAAGCGGTGTGACACTTTTGAATTATGCTTATGAGACCATGTTTCGTGCATTTGAACTGACAGATGACAAAGACAGGGTGATCCGGGCTGTGCGGATTATGGCAGAAAAAACAGGTATTTACGGTATGCTGGGCGGTCAGAGTGTTGATGTGGAAAATGATGGCAAACCATTGGAGAAGGACCTTCTCGATTACATTTATGAACACAAAACTTCTGCACTGATCGAAGCGTCCATGATGGCAGGAGCTGTTCTGGCAGGAGCGGACGAGGAACAGACCTCCATGATCGAACAGGCTGCATCGGATATTGGTCTGGCATTCCAGATACAGGATGATATTCTGGATGTGACAAGTACCAGTCAGGAATTGGGAAAGCCGGTACACAGTGATGAAAAAAACAACAAAGTTACTTATGTGACTCTTTTTGGGGTACAGAAAGCATCTGAGCAGGTCAGAGAACTTTCTGAAAAAGCTCTGGCAGTTCTGGACAGACTGTATAATAAAAATGAGTTCCTGACGGAGCTGGTCATGGAAATGGCAACCCGCAGGAAATGA
- the dxs gene encoding 1-deoxy-D-xylulose-5-phosphate synthase: protein MLEKINKPNDIHKIALADFPQLADEIRQFLIESVSQTGGHLASNLGVVELTLALHNVLDLPQDKIVWDVGHQAYTHKILTGRKEGFKNLRKEGGMSGFPKRCESDCDTFDAGHSSNSISAGLGYVRARDLLGQNYRVVSVIGDGALTGGMAYEALNNAAELKTNFIIVLNDNNMSISKNVGGMSSYLSALRTAEAYTGMKLNVTKTLKKVPKVGTAVVDTMRRTKSSIKQLIIPGMLFENMGLTYLGPVDGHNMRQMMKLFNEAKRVEGPVIVHVLTHKGRGYEPASLHPDQFHGTGPFDIKTGRQLSVKKGPTYTDVFSQAMVKLGKENPKLVGITAAMKEGTGLKAFEKAFPDRLFDVGIAEEHAVSFAAGLALGGVIPVVAIYSSFLQRAVDQMLHDVCMQKLHVIFAIDRAGLVGADGETHQGNFDLSYLTMMPNMTVMAPKNGRELEKMLEFAVHAAGPCAIRYPKGTAYQGLEEFDSPIRFGKSEVLYRGEKTALLSVGSMTEVCEQVCKELKNKGENPTFVNARFVKPLDTELLDELAKDHKLFVTVEENVRNGGFGEHVAAYMEACHPEVRVLPIAIWNRFVEHGEIASLRAKIGLSAPDILDAIEEYEEQE, encoded by the coding sequence ATGTTGGAAAAGATCAATAAGCCTAATGATATACACAAGATAGCGTTGGCAGATTTTCCACAGCTTGCAGATGAGATCAGACAGTTCCTGATTGAGTCAGTCAGCCAGACAGGAGGCCATTTGGCATCGAATCTTGGGGTAGTGGAACTGACACTGGCTTTGCATAATGTGCTGGATCTTCCACAGGATAAGATCGTATGGGATGTGGGACATCAGGCATATACCCATAAGATTCTGACAGGAAGAAAAGAAGGATTCAAAAATCTTCGAAAAGAAGGCGGAATGAGTGGATTTCCGAAACGCTGTGAAAGTGACTGTGATACATTTGATGCAGGCCACAGTTCTAATTCAATCTCAGCGGGGCTGGGCTATGTAAGAGCCAGAGATCTGCTTGGACAGAATTATCGTGTCGTATCAGTGATCGGAGATGGTGCACTGACAGGTGGCATGGCATATGAAGCATTGAATAATGCAGCAGAATTGAAAACCAATTTTATTATCGTACTCAATGATAATAATATGTCTATTTCCAAAAATGTTGGTGGAATGTCTTCTTATCTCAGTGCATTGCGTACAGCGGAAGCTTACACGGGAATGAAACTGAATGTAACTAAGACGCTTAAGAAGGTACCGAAGGTAGGTACTGCGGTTGTAGATACCATGCGCAGGACCAAGAGCAGTATCAAACAGCTGATCATACCGGGAATGCTTTTTGAAAATATGGGACTGACGTATCTTGGACCGGTTGACGGACACAATATGCGGCAGATGATGAAACTTTTTAACGAAGCAAAACGTGTGGAAGGACCAGTGATCGTTCATGTCCTGACGCACAAAGGCAGAGGATATGAACCGGCAAGTCTGCATCCGGATCAGTTCCATGGAACTGGCCCGTTTGACATAAAAACCGGCAGACAGCTTTCTGTGAAGAAAGGACCGACGTATACAGATGTATTTTCACAGGCTATGGTGAAACTGGGAAAAGAAAATCCGAAGCTTGTCGGCATTACAGCGGCAATGAAGGAGGGAACCGGACTGAAGGCTTTTGAAAAAGCTTTTCCGGACAGATTATTTGACGTTGGAATTGCCGAAGAGCATGCAGTCAGTTTTGCAGCCGGCCTTGCCCTGGGTGGCGTGATACCAGTCGTAGCGATTTATTCTTCTTTCTTACAGAGGGCAGTAGACCAGATGCTTCATGATGTCTGCATGCAGAAGTTGCACGTGATCTTTGCGATTGACAGGGCAGGTCTTGTAGGAGCAGATGGAGAGACACATCAGGGAAATTTTGACTTGTCTTATCTGACAATGATGCCCAATATGACGGTCATGGCACCAAAAAATGGAAGAGAACTTGAAAAAATGCTGGAATTTGCAGTTCATGCGGCAGGACCATGTGCAATCCGTTATCCCAAAGGCACTGCATATCAGGGACTGGAGGAATTTGACAGCCCGATACGTTTTGGAAAAAGTGAAGTTCTTTACCGTGGAGAGAAAACAGCACTTCTGTCTGTTGGAAGCATGACGGAGGTCTGTGAACAGGTCTGCAAAGAACTGAAGAACAAAGGTGAAAATCCAACATTTGTAAATGCAAGATTTGTGAAGCCACTGGATACAGAGCTTCTTGATGAGCTTGCAAAAGATCATAAATTATTTGTAACAGTAGAAGAAAATGTCAGAAACGGTGGATTTGGTGAGCATGTGGCAGCTTATATGGAAGCATGTCATCCGGAAGTAAGAGTACTTCCGATCGCTATCTGGAATCGTTTTGTAGAGCATGGAGAAATTGCCAGTCTGAGAGCCAAAATCGGGCTTTCAGCACCGGATATTCTTGATGCGATTGAGGAATATGAGGAGCAGGAATGA
- a CDS encoding TlyA family RNA methyltransferase has product MKKRLDLLMVERALAPSREKAKAYIMSGDVYVDGQKEDKAGTMFKETVKIEVRGNTLPYVSRGGLKLEKAMNNFGVSLDGKVCMDVGASTGGFTDCMLQNGAVKVYSIDVGYGQLDWKLRNDPRVVCMEKTNIRYVLPENLQEPAQFSSIDVSFISLTKVLLPVRNLLTDDGEIVCLIKPQFEAGREKVGKKGVVRDPAVHLEVIEKVIAYASTIAMEPCHLSFSPIKGPEGNIEYLLHLKKRPEGEVIQSSLEVTPEAVVQEAHSQLD; this is encoded by the coding sequence ATGAAGAAAAGACTGGATCTTTTGATGGTAGAGCGTGCACTTGCACCTTCCAGAGAGAAAGCAAAAGCATATATTATGTCCGGAGATGTTTATGTGGACGGACAGAAAGAAGATAAAGCGGGAACAATGTTCAAGGAGACGGTGAAGATTGAAGTACGCGGAAATACACTTCCATATGTAAGCCGTGGAGGACTGAAACTGGAAAAAGCCATGAATAATTTTGGCGTTTCTCTGGATGGAAAGGTATGTATGGATGTTGGTGCGTCCACTGGCGGATTTACAGACTGTATGCTCCAGAATGGTGCGGTGAAGGTCTATTCAATCGATGTCGGATATGGACAGCTTGACTGGAAACTTCGTAATGATCCGAGAGTGGTATGTATGGAAAAAACGAATATCCGTTATGTACTTCCGGAAAATCTGCAGGAGCCGGCACAGTTTTCATCGATAGATGTTTCTTTCATTTCTCTGACAAAAGTGCTTCTTCCAGTGAGAAACCTCCTTACAGATGATGGAGAGATCGTCTGTCTGATCAAACCGCAGTTTGAAGCCGGAAGAGAAAAAGTTGGGAAAAAAGGCGTTGTACGTGATCCGGCAGTGCACCTGGAAGTCATTGAAAAAGTGATCGCTTATGCGTCTACAATTGCAATGGAGCCGTGCCATCTTTCGTTTTCACCGATCAAGGGACCAGAGGGAAATATTGAATACTTGCTTCATTTGAAAAAGAGACCGGAAGGGGAAGTGATCCAGTCCTCTCTTGAAGTAACACCTGAGGCTGTAGTGCAGGAGGCACACAGTCAACTGGATTAA